The region GAGAACAGAGTTCCAAAGGCAGAGGAACAAAAAGCATGTGGCCATTATTTAATGGCACAGATAATGATTGTAGATCCAGCTATTATAGTTCCTCTTGGTAGCACAGCTTTATCTTTTTTTCTTGGCCAGAATGTATCCATAACGGAATTCCGTGGAAAGGAACTTGACTGGAAAGCTGGTAAAAAATTATTCCCAATGTTTCATCCCAGTTATTTGTTGAGAAATCCATCTAAAGCCAAGGGATCTCCCAAGGATTTAACCTGGCAAGATATCAAAAAAGTTCGGGAATTTTTCGACCAAAAAAGGAGGTAAAAATATGGCAAGGGGAAGAAAGAAAATTTTAACACCGGCTCTTGAAGATTATCTTACAGTAATTTATGAAATCCAGCAAAAACAGCCCGCTGCGAGAATAAGTACAGTTGCCCGCAAAGTTGGTGTCAGCCTTCCGAGTGTTACAAATGCAATGAGGCGCCTTGCTGACCTTGGATATGTGGAATATGAAAAATATGGCCTCATAATTCTAACGAATAAAGGAAAAAGAAAAGCTCAAACTATGAGAACTCTTCAGCAAAGAATATGCAACTTCTTCTACTACGTTTTGGGTATACCAATAGAGGTGTCCGAGAAACTTTCAAAACATTTGTCACATTATTTGACGGCCCGGACAAGAGACAGAATCAAAGATTTTTATAAGATTATAATTGATTTCGACGAAACCAAGGCAAAAGATCTCAGAAATTTCATTGAAGAAAGCAGGCAATTGATCAATGTCACGCATTTGCCAGCAGAGGTTCTTGAAGACATTAAAGCTGTTGAAACAGAAGAAGACGAAGAAGAAGGTGAATGATTATGGCTTCCGTTCTGGTGACTGGTGGGGCTGGTTTTATAGGATCACATCTTGTTGATGCCTTAATTGAA is a window of Pseudothermotoga elfii DSM 9442 = NBRC 107921 DNA encoding:
- a CDS encoding uracil-DNA glycosylase, encoding MTREELMKIVASRIEKCTSCPLFNTRTNVVVGEGNLYAPIMFVGEGPGEEEDKTGRPFVGRAGQLLTKILESVNIDREDVYICNIVKCRPPENRVPKAEEQKACGHYLMAQIMIVDPAIIVPLGSTALSFFLGQNVSITEFRGKELDWKAGKKLFPMFHPSYLLRNPSKAKGSPKDLTWQDIKKVREFFDQKRR
- a CDS encoding metal-dependent transcriptional regulator, with the protein product MARGRKKILTPALEDYLTVIYEIQQKQPAARISTVARKVGVSLPSVTNAMRRLADLGYVEYEKYGLIILTNKGKRKAQTMRTLQQRICNFFYYVLGIPIEVSEKLSKHLSHYLTARTRDRIKDFYKIIIDFDETKAKDLRNFIEESRQLINVTHLPAEVLEDIKAVETEEDEEEGE